The nucleotide sequence TACACGCCGACCGACCGGGAGTTGGCCGCCAGCCTGGTGCACCGTGCCGAGGCGGCCGGGTTCAAGGGCATCGTCGTCACCCTCGACACCTGGGTGACCGGCTGGCGCCCGCGCGACCTGAGCACGTCGAACTTCCCCCAGCTCCGTGGGCACTGCCTGAGCAACTACTTCTCCGACCCGGTCTTCCGGGCCGGCCTGCAACGCCCGCCCGAGGAGGATCGCCAAGCCGCCACGCTGCGCTGGATTCAGGTCTTCGGAAACCCCTTGACCTGGGACGACCTGCCCTGGCTGCGGTCACTGACCGAGCTGCCGCTGCTGGTCAAGGGCATCTGCCACCCCGATGACGCGCGGCGCGCGAAGGACGGCGGGGTCGACGGCATCTACTGCTCCAACCACGGCGGACGCCAAGCCAACGGGGGACTGCCCGCCCTGGACTGCCTGCCTGGGGTCATCGAGGCGGCCGACGGGCTTCCGGTGTTGTTCGATTCCGGCGTCCGCAGCGGCGCCGACGTCATCAAGGCGCTCGCGCTGGGCGCGACCGCGGTGGGGGTCGGCCGCCCGTACGCCTACGGCCTGGCGCTCGGCGGGGTCGGCGGCGTGGTGCACGTGCTGCGCACGCTGCTGGCCGAGGCGGACCTGATCATGGCCGTCGACGGCTATCCCAACCGCAAAGATCTCACCCCGGACACGCTTCGGCGCGTCGACTGAGGGTCCTCCGCGGCGTCTGCGAGCGTGGGGGAATGCAGGCGATCCTCGAGGAGTTCGACGACTACCTCGACCTGCAATGCAACCGCTCGGCGCACACCCGTCGCGCCTACCTGGGCGACCTGCGTTCACTGTGGGCCTTCCTGGACGGGCGCGGCCTCGACCTCAAGGGCCTGAGCCTGCCCGTCCTGCGGACCTGGCTGGCCAGCTCGGCCGGCGCCGGCGCCGCGCGCACCACGCTGGCCCGACGCACCTCGGCGGTCAAGGCGTTCACCGCGTGGGCCGTGCGGCGCGGGCTGCTCGCCACCGACCCGGCCGCCCGGCTGCAGGTGCCCAAGGCGCACCGCACCCTGCCGTCGGTGCTGCGCCAGGATCAGGCGCTGGCGGCCATGGCCGCCGCGAAATCCGGTGCCCAGCAAGGTGATCCGTTGGCCCTGCGGGACCGGCTGATCGTCGAGATGCTCTACGCCACCGGCATCCGGGTGAGCGAGCTGTGCGGCCTGGACATCGACGACGTGGACACCGGGCAGCGGCTGGTGCGGGTCCTGGGCAAGGGCAACAAGCCGCGCACCGTGCCGTACGGGGTGCCGGCCGCCGACGCGCTGCGCGCCTGGCTGGCCGAGGGCCGTCCGGCGCTGGTCACCGCCGAGTCCGGCCCGGCGCTGCTGCTGGGCGCGCGGGGCCGGCGCCTCGACGTGCGGCAGGTCCGCACCGTCGTGCACCAAACCGTCGCCGCGGTGGACGGCGCGCCCGACATGGGGCCGCACGGCCTGCGGCACAGCGCGGCCACCCACCTGCTGGAGGGCGGCGCCGACCTGCGGGTCGTCCAGGAATTGCTCGGCCATTCCAGCCTGGCGACCACCCAGCTCTACACCCACGTCGCGGTGTCCCGGCTGCGGGCCGTGCACGATCAGGCGCATCCGCGGGCCTGACATGCTGATGCTTCTAGCTACGCATCATGATGCGTCTCTCGGTATCATGGAGCGATGCGGACCACTGTGGTGATCGACAGCGACGTCGCACGCGAGATCGAACGGCTGCGCCGCGAGGGCCTGGGCATCAGCGAGGCCCTGAACCTTCTGGCGCGGCGCGGAATGACCAACGTCGCGGCCACCAAGCCGGTCAAGTACCGGCACCGCACCGCGAACATCGGCCTGAAGGTCGACGTCACCAACGTCGCCGACGTGCTTGACCTGCTTGACGATGATCATTGACGCGAACCTGCTGTTGTACGCGGTGGATGAGAGCAGCGCGCAAAACGCAGCGGCCGCAGCCTGGCTGGAACGAACGCTGGATGGCGATAGCCGAGTCGGGATTCCCTGGCAGACCATTGGCGCCTTCCTCCGGATCGTCACACACCCGCGGGTAACCGAGAACCCCCTGTCGGGCGCAGATGCCTGGAGATACGTCGACGACTGGCTAGCGATCCCCGTGGTGTGGATTCCGCCCGCAACCGAGGTCACCGCACGGGTCTACGGCAAGCTCTGCGCACAAGTTGAAATCACTGGCAATCTTGTTCCCGATGCACAACTGGCCGCCCTCGCGCTTGAACACGGCGTCGAAATCGCCTCTGCGGACACAAATTTCATGCGGTTTCCGGGCGTTCGCTGGACCAACCCACTCGAGCATGTCTGAACGATCTCGTGCTAGCGCTGAAGGGGTTTGAGCCGGATCGGGGTGGACTTCAGCAGGCCGAGTGGGTTCACGTACTCCGCACCCGACGCCGGCCCCCACATCGCACCCCAGTGCA is from Mycobacterium conspicuum and encodes:
- a CDS encoding alpha-hydroxy-acid oxidizing protein, with the protein product MAPPPHFGDYQNEIYLQGLGGVVPSLPMLFAEWEAKAAQTLPPSVWSYVAGGAGDERTQRANVEAFERWGLIPRMFVGAAQRDLSVDLFGLRLPSPLFMAPIGVIGLCAQDGHGDLATARAAAATGVPMVCSTLTVDPLEDVAAALGDTPGFFQLYTPTDRELAASLVHRAEAAGFKGIVVTLDTWVTGWRPRDLSTSNFPQLRGHCLSNYFSDPVFRAGLQRPPEEDRQAATLRWIQVFGNPLTWDDLPWLRSLTELPLLVKGICHPDDARRAKDGGVDGIYCSNHGGRQANGGLPALDCLPGVIEAADGLPVLFDSGVRSGADVIKALALGATAVGVGRPYAYGLALGGVGGVVHVLRTLLAEADLIMAVDGYPNRKDLTPDTLRRVD
- a CDS encoding tyrosine recombinase XerC, with protein sequence MQAILEEFDDYLDLQCNRSAHTRRAYLGDLRSLWAFLDGRGLDLKGLSLPVLRTWLASSAGAGAARTTLARRTSAVKAFTAWAVRRGLLATDPAARLQVPKAHRTLPSVLRQDQALAAMAAAKSGAQQGDPLALRDRLIVEMLYATGIRVSELCGLDIDDVDTGQRLVRVLGKGNKPRTVPYGVPAADALRAWLAEGRPALVTAESGPALLLGARGRRLDVRQVRTVVHQTVAAVDGAPDMGPHGLRHSAATHLLEGGADLRVVQELLGHSSLATTQLYTHVAVSRLRAVHDQAHPRA
- a CDS encoding CopG family transcriptional regulator: MRTTVVIDSDVAREIERLRREGLGISEALNLLARRGMTNVAATKPVKYRHRTANIGLKVDVTNVADVLDLLDDDH
- a CDS encoding TA system VapC family ribonuclease toxin, which encodes MIIDANLLLYAVDESSAQNAAAAAWLERTLDGDSRVGIPWQTIGAFLRIVTHPRVTENPLSGADAWRYVDDWLAIPVVWIPPATEVTARVYGKLCAQVEITGNLVPDAQLAALALEHGVEIASADTNFMRFPGVRWTNPLEHV